A region of Ignatzschineria larvae DSM 13226 DNA encodes the following proteins:
- a CDS encoding YeeE/YedE family protein: protein MRLLIAFVSGLLFGLGLLYSGMANPAVVQGFLDPFGDWNPALLWVMVGALAVSTIGVVIARRLKRTLTGDPLNFPMNSKINRDLIVGGLIFGVGWGLVGICPGPAFVLLGRGLWEGVIFVIAMLVGMKLVNFFKR from the coding sequence ATGCGTCTATTAATCGCTTTTGTATCAGGGCTTCTCTTTGGTCTAGGATTACTCTATTCAGGAATGGCGAACCCCGCGGTAGTACAAGGTTTCTTAGATCCTTTCGGGGATTGGAATCCTGCGCTTTTATGGGTAATGGTGGGTGCTTTAGCGGTATCTACTATAGGTGTAGTCATTGCCCGTCGCCTAAAGCGAACATTGACCGGTGATCCTCTAAATTTCCCGATGAATAGTAAAATCAACCGAGATCTGATTGTTGGCGGCTTAATCTTCGGTGTCGGTTGGGGATTAGTGGGAATTTGCCCAGGCCCCGCCTTTGTTCTGTTAGGTCGCGGATTATGGGAAGGTGTGATCTTTGTGATTGCGATGCTAGTGGGAATGAAGTTGGTCAATTTTTTTAAGCGTTAG
- a CDS encoding rhodanese-like domain-containing protein, producing the protein MLIIDVRTPHEYAQGHLDGAILIEYQNIIDEIRDYVDDKETPIGLYCAAGARSGIAAFMLAQHGYTHAVNLGAYSDLLQQYPKASLITDL; encoded by the coding sequence ATGCTCATAATCGATGTTCGTACACCACATGAATATGCCCAAGGCCATCTTGATGGCGCCATTTTAATTGAATATCAAAATATTATTGATGAGATCAGAGATTATGTCGATGATAAAGAGACACCGATCGGACTCTATTGCGCGGCCGGCGCACGCTCAGGTATCGCCGCCTTTATGTTAGCGCAACATGGTTACACGCATGCCGTTAATCTAGGTGCTTATAGCGATCTTCTACAACAATATCCCAAAGCCAGTTTAATCACTGACCTATGA
- a CDS encoding YeeE/YedE family protein, whose amino-acid sequence MGVSGIATNLLSRRGITDWRVLFMIGLLLSPSIYYLIFGALPEVEVTSSLPLLIGGGLLVGVGSAMGSGCTSGHSVCGIARLAPGSLVITVIFMVAGGVSVFVLKHLMGG is encoded by the coding sequence ATGGGGGTGAGCGGTATTGCGACTAACCTATTAAGTCGCCGAGGAATAACAGACTGGCGCGTGCTCTTTATGATTGGTTTACTACTGTCACCTTCAATCTATTATCTGATTTTTGGCGCATTACCTGAAGTTGAAGTGACCTCCTCATTACCACTTTTAATCGGCGGTGGGCTTCTAGTCGGCGTAGGATCAGCAATGGGTTCAGGCTGCACGAGTGGCCATAGTGTTTGCGGTATTGCGCGTTTAGCACCAGGGTCATTAGTGATTACAGTGATCTTTATGGTTGCCGGCGGTGTCTCTGTGTTTGTCTTAAAACATTTGATGGGGGGTTAA
- the msrB gene encoding peptide-methionine (R)-S-oxide reductase MsrB encodes MTHKKDDLKKRLTEMQYYVTQENGTEPPFKNEYDQHFEEGIYVDIVSGEALFSSKDKFDAGCGWPAFAKPLKEEEIIENEDFSYGYHRTEVRSQTADSHLGHVFEDGPQELGGLRYCINSAALRFIPKDQLAEEGYEAYIALFEPLES; translated from the coding sequence ATGACGCATAAAAAAGATGATTTAAAAAAACGTTTAACAGAGATGCAATATTATGTCACTCAGGAAAATGGGACAGAGCCACCTTTCAAGAATGAATATGATCAACATTTTGAAGAGGGGATTTATGTGGATATCGTTTCAGGGGAAGCACTATTCTCTTCTAAAGACAAATTTGATGCCGGCTGTGGTTGGCCTGCTTTTGCGAAACCCCTCAAAGAAGAAGAGATTATTGAGAACGAGGATTTCTCTTATGGTTATCATCGAACCGAGGTTCGGAGTCAAACCGCAGACTCCCACTTAGGGCATGTTTTTGAAGATGGTCCTCAGGAACTCGGTGGGTTGCGCTATTGTATTAACTCGGCAGCATTACGCTTTATTCCAAAAGATCAATTGGCAGAAGAAGGATATGAGGCTTATATCGCATTATTTGAGCCGTTAGAATCTTAA
- a CDS encoding ArsR/SmtB family transcription factor, whose product MQKGAWEATQFLKRFGNEDRLLLLCHLSKGEYTVSMLEEITGIQQPTLSQQLGVLRADNLVKTRRDGKWIYYSVEDPKVLILLEVIYRLFCPRE is encoded by the coding sequence ATGCAAAAGGGTGCATGGGAGGCAACGCAATTTTTAAAGCGTTTTGGTAATGAAGATCGGCTACTGCTACTTTGTCATTTAAGCAAAGGGGAGTATACCGTATCGATGCTAGAAGAGATTACCGGCATTCAACAACCGACACTTTCTCAGCAATTAGGCGTCTTACGAGCAGATAATCTTGTTAAAACCCGTCGAGATGGTAAGTGGATCTACTATTCAGTGGAAGATCCTAAAGTACTCATATTACTTGAGGTTATTTATCGATTATTTTGTCCTAGGGAGTAG